A stretch of Synechococcus sp. WH 8020 DNA encodes these proteins:
- the petC gene encoding cytochrome b6-f complex iron-sulfur subunit yields the protein MTQMPASDVPGMGRRQFMNLLTFGSVTGVALGALYPVANYFIPPRAAGSGGGTSAKDELGNSVTASGWLSSHAEGDRSLVQGLKGDPTYLIVEGSDAIGSYGINAICTHLGCVVPWNSGANKFMCPCHGSQYDATGKVVRGPAPLSLALANVSVDNDNVFVSQWTETDFRTGEKPWWS from the coding sequence ATGACTCAGATGCCAGCTAGTGATGTGCCCGGTATGGGCCGTCGGCAGTTCATGAATCTGCTGACCTTCGGATCCGTCACGGGTGTGGCCTTGGGGGCGCTTTACCCGGTGGCTAATTACTTCATCCCGCCCAGGGCTGCCGGGAGCGGTGGTGGAACCAGTGCCAAGGATGAGCTCGGTAATTCAGTCACCGCCAGCGGTTGGTTGAGTAGCCACGCCGAGGGTGATCGCAGTCTTGTCCAAGGCTTGAAGGGTGATCCCACCTACTTGATCGTGGAAGGCTCTGACGCGATCGGTAGCTACGGCATCAATGCCATTTGCACCCACCTCGGCTGTGTGGTGCCTTGGAACAGCGGCGCCAACAAATTCATGTGTCCCTGCCATGGCAGTCAGTACGACGCCACAGGCAAGGTGGTGCGCGGCCCCGCGCCTCTGTCTTTGGCCTTGGCCAATGTCAGCGTCGACAACGACAACGTGTTTGTTAGCCAATGGACTGAAACCGATTTCCGGACGGGCGAAAAGCCCTGGTGGTCCTGA
- a CDS encoding potassium channel family protein, translated as MKRPRRRSHKHRRLQGYPSHLHGFQLSQLASPWLLPVLALAIVILGGAIGYRITEGWDWGDCLWMVLITISTIGYGEVEPLSQAGRLVTVLIVAGGIVVVQLSIQKILGLTESGYFRQLRELRFRRNLRRMQNHVILCGYGRIGREIAEQLLLETVPVLVVEMDPARRQAAEERGLPVLLADATLDETLLEAGLHRCRSLVAALPSDAANLYVTLSARGLEPGCRLIARADSEEAAAKLELAGATVVVSPYVAGGRVMAATALRPLAVDFMDLLSGSEFEIEEFRLSRDPSLVGHLASKSLSELQLGRRSGAMVLAIRDGSALKGNPSGEERLGPGQLLVVMGSQKQLELFRNLLGDAIDTIETMRGI; from the coding sequence ATGAAGAGGCCACGACGGAGGTCGCATAAACACCGTCGGCTTCAGGGCTATCCCTCTCATTTGCATGGTTTTCAGCTAAGCCAGCTGGCCAGCCCATGGCTATTGCCCGTTTTAGCTCTGGCCATCGTGATCTTGGGTGGAGCGATTGGTTATCGGATCACGGAGGGTTGGGACTGGGGTGATTGTTTATGGATGGTGCTGATCACGATCAGCACCATCGGTTACGGAGAAGTGGAGCCCCTCTCTCAGGCCGGACGGCTGGTGACGGTGTTGATCGTGGCAGGGGGCATCGTCGTGGTGCAGCTTTCGATCCAAAAGATTCTTGGCCTGACAGAATCCGGATACTTCCGTCAGTTGCGGGAGCTGAGGTTTCGCCGAAACCTACGGCGTATGCAGAACCATGTGATTCTCTGCGGGTATGGCCGCATTGGCCGGGAGATTGCTGAACAGCTGCTCCTGGAGACCGTTCCCGTTCTTGTGGTTGAGATGGATCCTGCTCGTCGGCAGGCGGCAGAGGAACGGGGTCTGCCTGTGCTCCTGGCCGATGCCACCCTCGACGAAACGCTTTTGGAGGCTGGACTTCATCGTTGTCGCAGCCTGGTGGCGGCCTTGCCTAGCGATGCGGCCAATCTGTACGTCACGCTCAGTGCTCGAGGCTTGGAGCCTGGATGCCGGCTCATTGCTCGAGCCGACAGCGAAGAAGCTGCAGCCAAGCTCGAACTTGCTGGAGCAACTGTTGTCGTGAGTCCCTACGTCGCTGGGGGAAGGGTGATGGCAGCAACGGCTCTAAGGCCCTTGGCGGTGGACTTTATGGATCTGTTGTCTGGGTCGGAATTTGAAATTGAAGAATTTCGGTTAAGTCGTGATCCCTCACTTGTTGGTCATTTGGCCAGCAAGAGCTTGTCGGAGCTCCAGCTGGGCCGCCGCAGTGGGGCCATGGTGCTGGCCATCCGTGACGGCAGCGCATTGAAGGGAAATCCCAGCGGTGAAGAACGACTTGGTCCTGGACAACTTCTTGTGGTGATGGGAAGCCAGAAGCAGCTGGAGTTATTCCGCAATTTGCTGGGTGATGCCATCGACACGATTGAAACCATGCGGGGCATCTAG
- the ispD gene encoding 2-C-methyl-D-erythritol 4-phosphate cytidylyltransferase, giving the protein MHLLIAAAGSGRRMGATRNKLLLPLSGQPVLAWTLQAALEAASIDWIGIIGQEIDRSEILALVEGAPKPIAWIAGGDSRQESVERGLAGLPDQARHVLIHDGARCLASPELFNRCAEAVRGGKAVIAATPVTDTIKRVDESGFIKATPNRAELWAAQTPQAFSVHELRQGHQEARAQGWTVTDDASLYERLGWPVKVLDAGPSNIKVTTPFDLTVAAAVLAERQG; this is encoded by the coding sequence ATGCATCTGTTGATCGCAGCCGCTGGGAGTGGGCGGCGGATGGGCGCGACCCGCAACAAGCTGCTGCTGCCTCTATCTGGACAACCCGTGCTGGCATGGACGCTGCAAGCAGCTCTTGAGGCTGCGTCGATTGATTGGATTGGGATCATCGGTCAGGAAATCGACCGTTCCGAGATTCTCGCTCTCGTGGAGGGCGCTCCAAAACCTATCGCTTGGATTGCTGGCGGAGACAGTCGTCAGGAGTCGGTCGAACGGGGACTGGCCGGACTCCCCGACCAAGCTCGGCATGTTCTGATCCATGACGGGGCCCGCTGTCTCGCCTCCCCCGAATTGTTTAACCGCTGTGCAGAAGCCGTTCGCGGCGGCAAGGCGGTGATTGCTGCGACCCCAGTCACCGACACGATTAAGCGCGTGGATGAATCAGGCTTCATCAAAGCGACCCCGAATCGCGCAGAGCTCTGGGCGGCCCAGACACCACAAGCCTTCTCAGTGCATGAACTCCGCCAGGGGCATCAGGAGGCCCGTGCGCAGGGCTGGACTGTGACCGATGACGCCTCGCTTTATGAGCGCTTGGGATGGCCGGTCAAAGTTCTTGATGCTGGTCCCTCCAATATCAAAGTCACGACCCCATTTGATCTCACTGTCGCTGCAGCGGTGCTGGCAGAACGCCAGGGTTAG
- the petA gene encoding cytochrome f, with product MRRLLSSTFAALIVGLAVFSAPSASWAYPFWAQQNYDSPREATGKIVCANCHLAQKLTQAEVPQSVLPDSVFKAVVKIPYDNGVQELGADGSQVPLQVGAVVMLPDGFTLAPQDRWTDEIKEETEGVYFSEYSDDQPNVILVGPIPGDEHQEIVFPVLSPDPATDSSISFGKYSIHVGGNRGRGQVYPTGEKSNNTVYTAPASGSVSAIEPGDNGASVVTVKSADGSEISETVPVGPALLVSVGDVVEAGAPITDDPNVGGFGQLDTEVVLQNPVRIYGMLAFFAAVALAQIMLVLKKRQIEKVQAAEGV from the coding sequence ATGCGCCGCCTGCTCTCCTCCACTTTTGCCGCACTGATCGTCGGCCTCGCCGTCTTCAGTGCACCCTCTGCAAGTTGGGCCTATCCCTTCTGGGCACAACAAAATTACGATTCTCCCCGTGAGGCCACCGGCAAGATCGTTTGTGCGAATTGTCACCTGGCCCAAAAGCTCACTCAGGCAGAAGTTCCCCAGTCCGTGCTGCCTGACAGCGTCTTCAAAGCAGTTGTCAAGATCCCCTACGACAATGGCGTTCAAGAGCTTGGTGCTGATGGCAGTCAGGTTCCCCTCCAGGTGGGAGCTGTTGTGATGCTTCCTGATGGCTTCACGCTCGCTCCTCAGGATCGCTGGACCGATGAGATTAAGGAGGAAACAGAGGGGGTTTATTTCAGCGAGTACAGCGACGACCAGCCCAATGTGATTTTGGTGGGTCCGATCCCTGGTGACGAGCATCAAGAAATTGTCTTCCCAGTGCTTTCTCCTGACCCCGCGACGGACAGCAGCATCAGTTTTGGTAAGTACTCCATTCACGTGGGTGGAAACCGCGGCCGCGGGCAGGTGTACCCAACGGGTGAAAAGAGCAACAACACCGTTTACACGGCGCCCGCCTCTGGCTCTGTGAGTGCCATTGAACCTGGTGACAATGGCGCAAGCGTCGTCACCGTCAAGTCTGCTGATGGATCTGAAATCTCAGAGACCGTTCCAGTGGGTCCCGCCCTGCTGGTCTCTGTTGGCGATGTGGTTGAAGCTGGAGCCCCCATCACGGACGATCCCAATGTGGGTGGATTCGGTCAGCTCGATACCGAAGTTGTTCTTCAGAACCCTGTTCGTATTTACGGCATGCTCGCGTTCTTCGCAGCAGTTGCTTTGGCTCAGATCATGCTGGTTCTGAAAAAGAGGCAGATTGAGAAGGTTCAAGCTGCTGAAGGTGTCTGA
- a CDS encoding S66 peptidase family protein, whose translation MHNKDRSGLLLSPLQRGDDVAIVAASSALDNTDNLLRGISILNSWGLRIRPDVISQRRWGYLAGRDDERRSDFQSVPTASLLACARGGWGAARLLEQPFAWQPGWLLGFSDVTALLCARMAAGVSGGIHGPLITTLADEPEWSQRRLQDVLFGHPLHDLQGVPWRGGMAVGPLLTLNLTVASHLIGTPFLPDLTGVVLVIEDIGEAPYRIDRMLTQWRLAGLLQSLAGLGFGRFLDCDDGSDSGGFRLEEVLRERTADLGIPLVANLLVGHGPGGNAALPVGAIATLDGDQGVLRVGANPGVLPAPLQRQ comes from the coding sequence ATGCACAACAAAGACCGGTCTGGTTTGTTGCTTTCCCCTCTTCAGCGTGGTGATGACGTAGCAATCGTGGCCGCTAGCTCTGCGCTGGACAACACGGACAACCTTTTGCGAGGGATCTCGATCCTGAACAGCTGGGGATTGCGAATCCGTCCAGATGTCATCAGCCAACGGCGCTGGGGGTATCTGGCCGGACGGGATGACGAGCGTCGGAGTGATTTCCAATCGGTCCCCACTGCCTCCCTCTTGGCCTGTGCTCGCGGTGGCTGGGGCGCTGCCAGGCTTTTGGAGCAACCTTTTGCTTGGCAGCCAGGATGGTTGTTGGGTTTCTCGGACGTGACCGCACTGCTCTGCGCTCGCATGGCAGCAGGTGTGAGCGGGGGGATCCATGGGCCTTTAATCACAACCCTGGCCGATGAACCTGAGTGGAGCCAGCGGCGACTGCAGGACGTTCTCTTTGGCCATCCTCTGCACGATCTTCAAGGGGTGCCTTGGCGGGGAGGCATGGCTGTCGGTCCCCTGTTAACACTGAATTTAACGGTGGCGTCCCATTTGATCGGGACTCCTTTCCTGCCTGACCTAACGGGAGTTGTGTTGGTCATTGAAGACATCGGCGAAGCCCCCTATCGCATTGATCGCATGCTCACGCAGTGGCGATTAGCAGGTCTGCTCCAATCGCTTGCAGGCCTTGGATTCGGTCGATTCCTGGACTGCGATGACGGGTCGGACTCTGGTGGGTTCAGATTGGAAGAGGTGTTGCGAGAGCGCACCGCTGACTTAGGGATTCCCCTGGTGGCAAATCTGCTTGTGGGCCATGGCCCGGGAGGGAATGCCGCGTTGCCGGTTGGTGCGATTGCGACCCTTGATGGGGATCAGGGTGTCTTGAGGGTGGGTGCTAACCCTGGCGTTCTGCCAGCACCGCTGCAGCGACAGTGA
- the cobM gene encoding precorrin-4 C(11)-methyltransferase, with the protein MTTVSIVGAGPGAPDLLTRRAENRLKSAQVLIWTDSLVSPQIAALAPDHCETIRSSTLTLEDVLPLMIDRAQKGLQVVRLHDGDPCLYGALSEQICGLTDAGISVDVVPGISAYQATASALGAELTIPGLVQTIVLGRAGGRTGVPETESLENLARLQASLCLYLSARHVEEVQATLLKHYSPDTPVAIGHRVSWPDEWLQVVPLDRMAAISQEQNLIRTTLYIVSPALKAGRQRSKLYSPEHDHLFRPRH; encoded by the coding sequence ATGACCACAGTGTCGATTGTCGGTGCAGGGCCCGGAGCTCCTGATCTTCTAACGCGACGTGCTGAGAACCGGTTGAAGTCTGCTCAGGTTTTGATTTGGACAGACTCGTTGGTGTCGCCTCAGATCGCGGCCTTAGCCCCAGATCACTGCGAAACCATTCGGAGCAGCACGCTCACGCTTGAAGATGTGCTCCCACTGATGATTGATCGGGCCCAAAAAGGTCTTCAGGTGGTTCGTCTTCATGACGGTGATCCCTGCCTGTATGGAGCTCTTTCGGAGCAAATTTGTGGCTTAACTGATGCTGGGATCTCTGTCGACGTGGTTCCAGGAATCAGCGCTTATCAGGCGACCGCTTCAGCGTTAGGGGCTGAACTCACGATTCCTGGCCTCGTTCAGACCATTGTTTTGGGGAGAGCCGGTGGACGCACTGGGGTGCCCGAAACGGAGAGTTTGGAGAATCTTGCCCGTCTACAAGCATCGCTATGCCTCTATCTCAGTGCTCGCCATGTTGAGGAGGTGCAAGCAACATTGCTGAAGCATTATTCGCCCGATACACCAGTGGCTATCGGTCACCGTGTGAGCTGGCCCGATGAATGGCTGCAAGTCGTCCCTCTGGACCGCATGGCAGCGATCTCTCAAGAGCAAAATTTGATCCGGACCACTCTTTATATTGTGAGTCCAGCATTGAAGGCAGGTCGCCAGCGCTCAAAGCTTTACTCGCCAGAGCATGATCACTTGTTCCGTCCTCGTCACTAA
- a CDS encoding helix-turn-helix domain-containing protein — translation MAEVSDATDHSDFRQDELASLGRVLKEERERQGMTCQAFADSLHMGKEQLEALENGDRDNLPEPVFICGMLRRVAQKLGLDPVPLVQQFQSQPAVTKAAPAKRVSRERSGATDVPQGQQDSASMGRWIRNAAIPLLLVAVTAISAIAFRGNRQQSEVVSTAASSDQAVPQPTPATNNGLALDMATSGDNKSPGQISLVSSQPSWVSVRNRSGDVIFEGTLNEPKQFEGDQGLEVFAGRPDLVRFSYGDGSPRVLGSIDQLRWYPLTPEP, via the coding sequence ATGGCCGAAGTTAGTGACGCTACCGATCATTCAGATTTCCGTCAGGACGAACTCGCTTCCCTCGGCCGCGTCTTAAAGGAAGAGCGGGAAAGGCAAGGGATGACTTGCCAAGCTTTTGCCGATTCGCTCCACATGGGTAAAGAGCAGCTTGAAGCTTTGGAGAATGGAGATCGGGACAATCTTCCAGAACCCGTTTTTATATGCGGGATGCTGCGAAGAGTGGCGCAAAAATTGGGATTAGACCCCGTTCCTTTGGTTCAACAATTCCAATCTCAGCCTGCTGTGACGAAGGCTGCGCCTGCAAAGCGGGTGAGTCGCGAGCGCTCAGGAGCTACCGACGTACCGCAAGGCCAGCAGGACTCCGCATCGATGGGTCGCTGGATTAGAAATGCAGCCATTCCTTTGCTCCTAGTTGCAGTGACGGCAATCAGCGCCATTGCATTTCGTGGAAACCGCCAGCAATCAGAAGTTGTGAGCACCGCGGCTTCGTCGGACCAAGCTGTGCCTCAGCCAACTCCAGCCACGAACAACGGTCTCGCTTTGGACATGGCTACGAGCGGTGACAACAAGAGTCCAGGACAGATTTCGCTTGTCAGCTCACAACCGAGCTGGGTGTCCGTCCGCAATCGGAGCGGGGATGTGATTTTTGAGGGCACTCTGAACGAACCGAAACAGTTTGAGGGCGATCAGGGGCTTGAGGTCTTCGCGGGACGACCTGATTTGGTGAGGTTTAGCTATGGGGATGGCTCGCCTCGGGTCTTGGGCAGCATCGATCAGTTGCGTTGGTACCCCCTCACTCCTGAACCTTGA
- a CDS encoding 4-hydroxybenzoate polyprenyltransferase has product MLFRQTLAPWVALLRWNKPSGRLILLIPAGWSLWLTPDAPPSLALVVMIVLGGLAVSGAGCIANDLWDRRIDRNVERTKLRPLAQGSLSVAQAVVALIVLLIISLGVVLNLPDSVRDLCFLLACLALPPILIYPSAKRWFAYPQAVLALCWGFAVLIPWGAQTGDLNGGWPLAGCWVATLLWTFSFDTVYAMADRPDDTLMALKSSALTLGPSVLRVVSVTYALSMLALAVAAACAGIGLIFWPFWIVVASGMQRATRALKSVRQQPMSVYGVHFSHQVLLGALLFLGLVLGRLG; this is encoded by the coding sequence ATGTTGTTTCGTCAAACCCTGGCTCCATGGGTTGCCCTTTTGCGTTGGAACAAACCCAGCGGAAGACTGATTTTGCTGATCCCAGCAGGCTGGAGTCTCTGGCTCACTCCGGATGCACCGCCTTCGCTGGCCCTTGTGGTCATGATCGTGCTCGGCGGTTTGGCGGTCAGTGGGGCGGGCTGTATTGCGAATGATTTATGGGATCGCCGCATCGACCGCAATGTGGAACGCACGAAGCTGCGCCCGCTCGCACAAGGAAGTTTGAGCGTTGCCCAGGCCGTTGTTGCGTTGATCGTGTTGCTGATCATCAGCTTGGGCGTGGTGCTGAACTTGCCGGATTCCGTGCGCGACCTTTGCTTTCTACTGGCTTGTCTCGCCCTTCCGCCGATCTTGATCTACCCGTCCGCTAAGCGTTGGTTCGCCTACCCCCAAGCGGTCTTGGCCTTGTGCTGGGGTTTTGCGGTGTTGATTCCTTGGGGCGCGCAAACCGGAGATCTGAATGGCGGTTGGCCCTTGGCAGGTTGTTGGGTTGCCACCCTGCTTTGGACGTTTTCTTTTGACACGGTCTACGCGATGGCGGATCGTCCGGATGACACCCTGATGGCTTTAAAAAGCAGCGCATTGACCCTTGGCCCGTCCGTCTTGCGCGTCGTGAGTGTGACCTATGCGCTCTCGATGTTGGCCCTGGCTGTTGCTGCTGCCTGCGCCGGAATCGGACTCATCTTCTGGCCGTTCTGGATAGTGGTGGCCTCTGGGATGCAGCGTGCCACCCGAGCACTGAAAAGTGTTAGGCAGCAGCCCATGTCGGTGTACGGAGTTCATTTCAGTCACCAGGTGCTTTTGGGCGCATTGTTGTTCTTGGGTCTCGTTCTCGGGCGGCTGGGCTGA
- a CDS encoding glycosyltransferase family 9 protein yields the protein MRVLVLSPGTAQQQLERMPAVAACANELGASIQVACSPGYRSLWTLLPSVEKIIPFDFSAALTMADWANLLGSVREPDFQVCLNFAEGRQVNLMLSMSHIPTRVAEAGFASTAKAAQAQGWSAQRLSGFLAPLGLSLDAAAFRISLPAGLMNRARERQPQGDGPLLLLQPSARAGDWPAERWKQLPLTIKDKLPGLRTIDLEDNSSLSERAAQIACTDVVLTSCPVTSLLATFCGVPLVALGLSEDQLPKRDVIRHLGNDDLSSLSEADVLEAMGF from the coding sequence ATGCGCGTTCTCGTTTTAAGCCCAGGAACAGCTCAACAGCAGCTTGAGCGTATGCCTGCTGTAGCAGCCTGTGCCAACGAGCTTGGGGCTTCCATCCAAGTGGCCTGTTCCCCTGGCTACCGATCGTTGTGGACGTTGCTGCCCTCGGTCGAAAAAATCATTCCCTTTGATTTTTCTGCAGCTCTGACGATGGCCGATTGGGCCAATCTTCTTGGCTCTGTCCGTGAACCTGATTTCCAGGTTTGCCTCAATTTTGCTGAGGGACGTCAGGTGAATCTGATGCTGTCGATGAGCCATATCCCAACGCGGGTTGCAGAAGCTGGATTTGCTTCCACTGCTAAGGCCGCCCAGGCTCAAGGCTGGAGTGCTCAACGTCTCTCCGGATTTCTTGCTCCGCTCGGTTTGAGCTTAGATGCCGCAGCCTTTCGGATCAGCTTGCCTGCAGGGCTGATGAACAGAGCTCGCGAACGGCAGCCCCAGGGCGATGGGCCTCTGTTGTTGCTCCAGCCATCTGCCAGAGCGGGAGACTGGCCAGCAGAACGCTGGAAGCAATTACCGCTCACCATCAAAGACAAACTTCCTGGTTTGCGAACTATTGATCTTGAAGACAACAGCTCGCTCTCTGAGAGAGCAGCGCAGATTGCCTGTACCGACGTAGTTTTGACGAGTTGTCCTGTGACCAGTCTGTTGGCAACCTTTTGCGGAGTGCCATTGGTTGCACTTGGACTGTCTGAGGATCAATTGCCTAAGCGAGATGTGATTCGGCATCTTGGCAATGACGATCTCAGCTCTCTCTCCGAAGCTGATGTGTTGGAGGCGATGGGCTTCTGA
- a CDS encoding DUF3067 family protein yields the protein MNHSAVSVLVDPVFEQSIPPITVDEVIDRLRERWQASYDIQLVVRRKRLYLQVMWAYLEQQSFPLNEEEYRTHLAQVVDVVNRLGQAAVVRSWLNDTRDRPRLGKALSLQLQGEGRLEEFLV from the coding sequence ATGAACCACTCAGCCGTTTCCGTGCTTGTAGACCCAGTATTCGAACAATCCATCCCTCCCATCACTGTCGACGAAGTGATCGACCGACTGCGGGAGCGCTGGCAAGCCAGCTACGACATCCAACTCGTCGTCAGGCGCAAGAGGTTGTACCTCCAAGTGATGTGGGCCTATTTGGAGCAACAATCCTTCCCTTTAAACGAGGAGGAATACCGCACCCATCTCGCCCAAGTCGTGGATGTGGTCAATCGCTTGGGCCAAGCAGCCGTCGTCCGATCGTGGTTAAACGACACACGAGACCGTCCTCGACTCGGGAAAGCACTCAGCCTGCAGCTGCAGGGGGAGGGGCGTCTGGAGGAGTTTCTGGTCTGA
- the lgt gene encoding prolipoprotein diacylglyceryl transferase — protein MIIPAVFTSPGPVLFQLGPITLRWYGLLIALAVLIGLNLSSWLAKQRNLESGLISDLLPILVLASIIGARLYYVAFEWRSYQNSWWDVFAIWQGGIAIHGALIGGTISLVLFCRWRKVSFWDLLDVLVPSVILGQTIGRWGNFFNSEAFGVPTQLPWKLFIPYLSRPQIFADSEFFHPTFLYESLWNLVVFIVLMTLFQWGRSGRISLPPGALSCVYLLCYSLGRVWIEGLRIDPLCLGGVPPFCDGGLRIAQLMSLSLLLLAGFGLFWLYGKRKSLPDPGLRTPGTS, from the coding sequence GTGATCATTCCCGCTGTCTTTACATCACCTGGGCCCGTGCTTTTTCAGCTCGGGCCTATTACTTTGCGCTGGTACGGTCTACTCATTGCGCTGGCCGTGCTCATCGGACTCAACTTATCAAGCTGGCTAGCTAAACAGAGAAACCTTGAATCGGGATTAATTAGTGACCTTCTTCCCATTCTGGTGCTGGCTTCCATCATCGGCGCTCGTCTGTATTACGTAGCCTTTGAATGGCGCTCTTACCAAAACTCCTGGTGGGATGTGTTTGCGATTTGGCAAGGGGGGATTGCGATCCATGGAGCATTGATCGGAGGCACAATCTCCCTGGTTTTGTTCTGTCGTTGGCGGAAAGTTTCCTTTTGGGATCTGCTCGATGTTTTGGTCCCATCTGTGATCCTTGGTCAAACAATTGGCCGTTGGGGGAATTTTTTCAATTCAGAAGCCTTTGGGGTCCCGACCCAATTGCCTTGGAAATTATTTATTCCTTATTTAAGCCGTCCCCAGATTTTTGCTGATTCAGAGTTCTTTCACCCCACATTCCTTTACGAATCTCTTTGGAATTTGGTGGTTTTTATTGTGTTGATGACGTTGTTTCAGTGGGGTCGGAGTGGACGTATTTCGCTCCCACCAGGAGCTCTGAGTTGTGTTTATCTGCTTTGCTATAGCCTCGGTCGTGTGTGGATTGAGGGTCTGCGAATTGATCCGCTCTGCTTAGGAGGAGTCCCTCCATTTTGTGACGGGGGCTTGAGGATTGCTCAGTTGATGAGCCTCTCACTGCTGCTACTTGCGGGGTTTGGTTTGTTTTGGCTATACGGGAAACGAAAGTCTTTGCCTGATCCAGGCTTACGCACTCCAGGTACTTCATGA
- a CDS encoding Ppx/GppA phosphatase family protein, translating to MLQVTPGPSFQNGRALRKIAAIDIGTNSTHLLVASVDTELRTFSIELAEKSTTRLGERDPETGNLSEAAIERGLEALRRFRELALSHQVEQIVTAATSAVREAPNGRDFLQKIEDQLDLEVDLVSGPEEARLIYLGVLSGMPFGDCPHLVLDIGGGSTELILADGRDARALTSTRVGAVRLQRDFVNDEPIPPQRRTFLQAFIQGSLEPAVNKVLRRITPNEKPVMVATSGTAMAIGALAASEEDRPPLKLHGYRVSKQRLDRVVDRLVVMTPEQRKGLAPINDRRAEIIVPGALILQTSMQMLGAKELVLSERALREGLIVDWMLRHGLLEDRFSFQSSIRQRTVIHQVQRFAVNQQRAERVASHALTLYDNTQDHLHRDDGSGRDLLWAAAMLHACGQHINLSAYHKHSWYLIRHGELLGYSEAEHLMVAAIARYHRRSLPKKRHESWQALQSRDNRRTVSDMALLLRLAVALDRRPEPVFQSLLVNVNNEDLVLELIGEKADQDFSLEQWSLESCAPMLREVAGLNLKLKVQE from the coding sequence GTGCTTCAAGTGACACCAGGGCCGAGCTTTCAAAACGGTCGAGCCTTGCGGAAGATTGCCGCGATCGATATTGGAACCAATTCCACCCACCTCTTGGTGGCCTCTGTTGATACGGAGCTAAGAACGTTCAGCATCGAGTTGGCTGAGAAGTCCACAACGCGCTTAGGGGAAAGAGATCCGGAAACAGGCAATCTCTCAGAGGCGGCTATCGAGCGCGGCCTGGAAGCGCTGCGTCGCTTTCGCGAGCTCGCGCTGAGTCACCAGGTTGAACAGATCGTGACCGCGGCCACAAGCGCGGTGCGTGAAGCCCCGAATGGTCGGGACTTTTTGCAAAAGATTGAGGATCAGCTCGATCTTGAAGTGGATCTCGTCAGTGGCCCAGAAGAAGCCCGCTTGATCTACCTAGGCGTGCTCTCAGGCATGCCTTTCGGAGACTGTCCGCATCTTGTACTGGACATCGGAGGAGGATCCACAGAGCTGATTCTTGCGGATGGTCGTGATGCACGAGCACTGACCAGCACAAGAGTTGGCGCGGTGCGACTTCAGCGAGATTTTGTCAACGATGAGCCGATTCCCCCGCAGCGTCGGACCTTTCTTCAAGCGTTCATCCAAGGATCTCTAGAGCCCGCGGTCAACAAAGTGCTGCGGCGGATCACCCCGAACGAAAAGCCCGTGATGGTGGCCACCAGTGGCACCGCAATGGCCATTGGAGCCCTAGCCGCGAGCGAGGAGGATCGTCCACCTCTGAAGCTTCACGGCTATCGGGTGAGCAAACAACGTCTCGACCGGGTGGTTGATCGCTTGGTGGTGATGACACCAGAGCAACGCAAAGGATTGGCACCCATCAACGATCGACGTGCGGAGATCATTGTTCCAGGTGCCTTAATTCTTCAAACCAGCATGCAGATGTTGGGAGCCAAAGAATTGGTTCTGAGTGAACGCGCTCTGCGCGAAGGCCTGATCGTTGATTGGATGTTGCGTCACGGCCTCCTAGAAGACCGTTTCAGCTTTCAAAGCAGTATTCGACAGCGCACCGTGATCCATCAGGTGCAGCGTTTCGCCGTCAATCAACAACGAGCCGAGCGTGTGGCTTCCCATGCGCTCACTCTGTATGACAACACCCAAGACCATCTTCATCGTGACGATGGCTCAGGCCGCGACTTGCTATGGGCCGCAGCGATGCTTCACGCCTGCGGTCAACACATCAATCTCAGCGCCTATCACAAGCACTCCTGGTATCTGATCCGCCATGGCGAACTGCTGGGCTATTCAGAAGCAGAGCATTTGATGGTGGCTGCCATCGCGCGTTATCACCGCCGCAGTCTTCCCAAAAAGAGGCATGAGTCTTGGCAAGCACTTCAAAGCCGCGACAATCGACGCACGGTCTCAGATATGGCCTTACTGCTCAGACTGGCGGTTGCCCTCGATCGACGTCCAGAGCCGGTGTTTCAAAGCTTGCTGGTCAACGTGAACAATGAAGATCTTGTGCTCGAGTTGATCGGGGAAAAGGCAGATCAAGATTTCAGTCTCGAGCAGTGGAGCCTGGAGAGTTGTGCCCCAATGCTGAGGGAGGTCGCCGGTTTGAACCTCAAGCTCAAGGTTCAGGAGTGA